In the genome of Rhodamnia argentea isolate NSW1041297 chromosome 3, ASM2092103v1, whole genome shotgun sequence, one region contains:
- the LOC115727313 gene encoding uncharacterized protein LOC115727313, which yields MADSEKREKAGGEREGEEEEEQRLLMEGVTVLDFDMLCSTVALQTQGKWRKLESGDCGGGDDEESELGGGVFRMWEGEVLDCFEDRRIALQSSCCPCYRFGKNMKRAGFGSCFMQGTFHFVLAFCAFFSVIAFAVTKRHLFLYLAVAFAFSLATYMGLFRTQIRKKFNIKGTDSFLDDCVYHFICPCCALCQESRTLEMNNVQDGIWHGRGDTICVGTYSEESKAILELNSSPVSATECPEPCTMQKDTTTG from the exons ATGGCGGActcggagaagagagagaaagcgggAGGAGAgcgggagggggaggaggaggaggagcagagaCTGTTGATGGAGGGGGTGACGGTTCTTGATTTCGACATGCTGTGCTCGACGGTGGCGTTGCAGACGCAGGGGAAATGGAGGAAACTTGAGAGTGGTGATTGTGGCGGGGGTGATGATGAGGAGTCGGAGCTTGGTGGTGGAGTTTTTAGGATGTGGGAAGGTGAGGTTCTTGATTGCTTCGAGGATCGTCGTATTGCTCTTCAATCTTCATG TTGTCCATGCTACAGATTTGGTAAAAACATGAAGCGTGCGGGTTTCGGTTCTTGCTTTATGCAG GGAACCTTCCACTTTGTTCTTGCCTTCTGTGCGTTCTTCAGCGTGATTGCTTTTGCAGTAACCAAGCGACACTTATTTCTCTACTTAGCAGTAGCTTTTGCCTTCTCACTTGCAACATATATGGGTTTATTCCGTACACAAATTAGAAAGAAGTTTAACATCAAA GGTACCGATAGCTTTTTGGATGATTGTGTCTACCATTTTATATGTCCATGCTGTGCCTTATGTCAG GAATCCCGAACTTTGGAGATGAACAATGTCCAGGACGGAATTTGGCATGGTCGTGGCGACACAATATGTGTGGGTACTTACAGTGAAGAAAGCAAAGCAATACTCGAGCTGAATTCAAGCCCTGTCTCCGCGACCGAGTGCCCCGAACCTTGCACAATGCAAAAAGACACTACAACAGGCTGA
- the LOC115727307 gene encoding LOW QUALITY PROTEIN: putative disease resistance protein At4g19050 (The sequence of the model RefSeq protein was modified relative to this genomic sequence to represent the inferred CDS: inserted 3 bases in 3 codons; deleted 4 bases in 3 codons) yields MSFMQSPLPMMANPVDSLEARKKDILALLRDDNVKTVVLFGEMGVGKTWMAREVTAILKGSSYGTLWMVLGKKYEERTFLENSAFQLSVFPSNEEWEEDDKNADMEQQEGKVDMKSLKQRILNKLKLMKPAKLEEAEAAKSEGKKSGKPEQKAMAKVDQKDSRKGPYLLIVLDDIADEDQEKVVTALNGLLHEHLLKVLITRRGSDIGAGSEGISDTIETEGGKYTIYKIKPLCNADSLNLLKSRVKVELSRAXGFRRLSDAIGSSSSGRPGVIIMIAEALNHVEDLKLDNAIEEAASVVESTDIARLLQYLDDMLPSTLSKCCRHCRYLFRYLFPERSGIHYNGLITHWLVEGYFDNHDHIEKAYEEAHCTLMELRDRGFLIEKENSYVHMESDALDFPDHQRYGLSHSLGLGLATVLKDKKWAGLGRGVLTDGMIKTNHGEGMMSMLLVDGAHLCREVPETFFKXQKFKQIPSPLSESKELQVLVLRGCTLLEKVGDIHELTKLLVLEISGAGLTKEIQDDLFKRMEELTSLNLSEVGIEPIPSSVLNRTTLRWLILRKCPNLDQLSGLRSLKNLEVLDVSGSVSFKRIVDKNLSALKKIQTLDLSQTKNDHLPFLLNLGDLTRLLLSDCPLLSRLPSLKPVSHLEILDLSRXNILEETQDDSLETKRNLRILDLSGSAINKLPANISNPSHLLLSSCVDLKSLPPTQDLNRLEQLDLSNSKIKSLPSFPDHSELRLLLLRNCKFLTKVPNLSELKKLEALDLSGCSELVLGWDVSFKHMSHLTTLNLSDTKVESLPSDCFPSSLRRLIMRNCTNLKDLPSLEALSNLEELDLCGTKFFSNIGVEFLQHTSKLRVLNLSEIKFEEFPSVSHLTNLRELSLRGGGSCKVSDLEALKELEVLDLSETEVESLQSLQTFCNLRQLLLKNCADLDDLKFLVSLSKLEVLDLSGTNIKDYPYEISDLRSLRKLDLKVRKHAEEIDWEKIKYIPDHFNLKCDGSMSPEKSNSNSVVWPSISICSTQFLQFLEENSKLWGTCFQKFHCSIWLPKELPQEKDTRTFYGLGDNGLLRDIDSQGRIPRHKELSGFLEIHGSYVNSNLPKGVLKHADHISLIDNSSISHLSGLGEEFFESIKSFWLERCTEIHSIVDVEEEVRVLGNLTSLYLCNLFSLHSVCGDNFQSETEVFSDLNKLYIEYCPMLANIFQLLKLPELETLQIKFCDEMKELFTHAPAECKLQTLDLMELPKLERIGVNMASLLVLKVRWCPNLMSLEETLGEAKNLEVLYISGATKLETTCSQIMKPESFKNLKQLKVESCPNLKELFKPHAPAERTLQTLDLVELPKLEGIGVTMASLRVLKVRQCPNLKSLEETLGEAENIEVLVISGAAKLETICSQKMKPESFKNLKQVKIKSCPKLKEVSSSSNLPPNLEILEVKSCDSLKTIFGGSSAAGSSLSSLQLCNVPELKCTGFKVPRQSHVVNVNCRKLRIEWSS; encoded by the exons ATGTCTTTTATGCAGTCACCTTTGCCAATGATGGCCAACCCAGTAGATTCTTTGGAAGCTCGAAAGAAAGATATTTTAGCTCTTCTAAGGGATGATAACGTCAAAACAGTTGTCCTTTTCGGAGAAATGGGAGTAGGGAAAACATGGATGGCAAGAGAGGTAACAGCCATACTCAAGGGTTCATCCTATGGAACTCTTTGGATGGTTCTGGGAAAAAAGTATGAGGAAAGAACTTTTCTTGAGAATAGTGCCTTTCAGCTGTCTGTTTTTCCTTCTAATGAGGAATGGGAGGAAGATgataaaaatgctgacatgGAGCAGCAGGAGGGAAAAGTGGACATGAAAAGTCTGAAACAGAGGATCCTTAATAAGCTTAAATTGATGAAACCTGCAAAACttgaagaagcagaagcagcgAAATCAGAAGGGAAGAAATCTGGAAAGCCTGAACAGAAAGCAATGGCGAAGGTTGATCAGAAGGATTCCAGAAAAGGGCCTTATCTTCTTATTGTTCTGGATGATATTGCTGATGAGGACCAAGAGAAAGTTGTCACTGCTTTAAATGGCCTGCTTCATGAGCACCTTCTTAAGGTTTTGATCACGAGAAGGGGCAGTGACATAGGTGCTGGCTCCGAAGGAATCAGTGATACAATTGAGACAGAAGGTGGGAAA TATACCATATATAAAATCAAACCCCTCTGTAATGCTGACTCATTGAACTTATTGAAGAGCAGGGTCAAGGTAGAACTTTCTAGGG AAGGGTTCAGAAGACTGTCTGATGCTATTGGTAGTAGTAGCTCAGGTCGTCCTGGGGTGATTATCATGATTGCAGAAGCCTTGAATCATGTTGAGGACTTGAAACTGGACAATGCAATTGAAGAAGCTGCCTCTGTTGTCGAATCTACTGATATCGCAAGGTTATTGCAGTACTTGGATGATATGTTGCCAAGCACCCTCAGCAAGTGTTGCAGGCATTGCAGGTACTTGTTTAGATACTTGTTTCCTGAACGTAGTGGTATCCACTACAATGGGCTGATAACTCACTGGTTAGTGGAAGGATACTTTGACAACCATGATCATATTGAGAAGGCTTATGAGGAAGCACATTGTACTCTGATGGAGCTCAGAGATCGTGGTTTTCTAATAGAAAAGGAGAATAGTTATGTTCATATGGAAAGTGATGCTTTGGATTTCCCTGATCACCAGCGCTATGGACTTAGC CATTCTTTGGGCCTTGGCTTGGCTACTGTGCTGAAGGACAAAAAGTGGGCTGGTCTTGGAAGGGGTGTACTGACAGATGGGATGATCAAGACTAATCATGGAGAAGGGATGATGTCCATGCTCCTTGTTGATGGTGCTCATCTTTGCAGGGAAGTCCCTGAAACATTCTTCA CCCAAAAGTTCAAACAAATTCCCTCACCACTGTCTGAGTCGAAGGAGCTTCAAGTGCTTGTTCTGCGGGGATGTACTCTGTTGGAGAAAGTAGGTGATATCCATGAACTTACAAAGTTACTAGTTCTTGAGATATCTGGGGCGGGTTTGACAAAGGAGATCCAAGACGATCTTTTCAAGCGGATGGAAGAACTTACGTCTCTTAACCTATCTGAAGTTGGCATCGAGCCAATTCCTTCTTCTGTCCTTAATCGGACTACGCTCCGTTGGCTCATCCTTAGAAAGTGCCCAAATTTGGACCAATTGTCTGGTCTGAGATCTTTGAAAAATCTGGAAGTGCTTGATGTCTCTGGTTCAGTCTCTTTTAAGAGAATCGTGGACAAGAACCTTTCTGCTCTTAAAAAGATACAAACTCTTGACCTTTCTCAAACAAAGAATGACCACTTGCCCTTTCTTCTAAATTTAGGAGATCTAACCCGACTCCTATTAAGTGACTGTCCTTTACTCTCAAGGCTGCCATCCCTCAAACCTGTGAGTCATCTTGAGATTCTTGATCTTTCAA GCAACATCCTTGAAGAAACACAAGATGATTCTTTGGAAACTAAACGTAACCTCAGAATTCTCGATCTCTCTGGTAGTGCTATAAATAAGCTACCTGCCAACATCAGCAACCCATCACATCTTTTATTAAGCAGTTGTGTTGATCTCAAAAGTTTGCCACCCACACAGGACCTCAATCGCCTTGAGCAACTTGACCtatcaaattctaaaataaaATCTCTCCCATCATTTCCCGACCATTCTGAACTTCGTTTGCTATTGCTACGGAATTGTAAATTCCTTACTAAAGTGCCGAACTTAAGTGAACTTAAGAAGCTGGAAGCTCTTGATCTTTCAGGATGTAGTGAGTTGGTGCTAGGATGGGATGTATCCTTTAAGCACATGTCTCACCTCACAACGCTGAATCTCTCAGACACTAAAGTTGAAAGCCTTCCCTCAGATTGCTTTCCTAGCAGCCTTCGCCGCCTAATTATGAGAAATTGCACCAACTTGAAAGACCTTCCTTCCCTGGAAGCTCTGTCAAACCTAGAGGAACTTGACCTTTGTGGTACAAAATTTTTTAGCAATATAGgtgttgaatttcttcaacatACGAGTAAACTCAGGGTTCTCAACCTCTCCGaaataaaatttgaagaatttccGTCTGTGTCACACCTCACGAATCTGAGGGAACTCTCACTGAGAGGTGGTGGTTCTTGTAAAGTGTCAGATCTGGAGGCACTTAAAGAACTCGAGGTGCTGGATCTATCAGAGACAGAAGTTGAGTCTTTACAATCCCTTCAGACTTTTTGCAACCTCCGACAGTTGTTGCTAAAGAACTGTGCTGATTTAGACgacttgaaatttttggtgtcactTAGCAAATTGGAGGTCCTAGATCTTTCTGGAACAAATATAAAAGACTATCCATATGAGATCTCGGACCTGAGAAGTCTTAGGAAGCTTGATCTGAAGGTTAGGAAGCATGCTGAAGAGATTGATTGGGAGAAGATAAAGTATATACCCGACCACTTCAACTTGAAATGTGACGGATCCATGAGTCCTGAAAAATCTAATTCTAATAGTGTGGTCTGGCCTTCCATATCAATCTGCAGTACCCAATTTCTCCAGTTCTTGGAGGAAAACTCAAAACTGTGGGGGACATGCTTCCAAAAGTTCCATTGCTCTATTTGGCTTCCAAAAGAGCTTCCACAGGAGAAAGACACAAGGACGTTCTATGGCCTTGGTGACAATGGCTTATTGAGGGATATCGACTCCCAAGGAAGAATACCTCGTCATAAAGAGCTATCGGGGTTTCTAGAGATTCATGGATCCTATGTCAATTCAAATCTGCCTAAAGGTGTTCTCAAGCATGCTGATCACATATCGCTGATTGACAATAGCTCTATTAGCCACTTATCTGGGCTTGGTGAAGAGTTTTTCGAATCAATAAAGAGCTTTTGGCTTGAGAGGTGCACGGAGATCCATAGTATAGTAGATGTAGAAGAAGAGGTCAGAGTTTTGGGAAATCTTACCTCTCTTTATCTGTGTAATCTCTTTTCCTTACATTCCGTATGTGGTGATAACTTTCAGTCTGAAACAGAGGTCTTCTCAGATCTTAACAAGCTA TACATAGAGTACTGCCCAATGCTTGCCAACATTTTCCAACTGTTGAAGCTGCCAGAGCTGGAGACCCTCCAGATCAAATTTTGTGATGAAATGAAAGAGCTATTTACTCATGCGCCTGCAGAGTGTAAATTGCAGACCTTGGATCTTATGGAATTACCAAAGCTGGAGAGAATTGGTGTTAATATGGCCTCATTGCTAGTATTGAAAGTGAGATGGTGTCCAAATCTTATGAGTTTAGAAGAAACTCTTGGAGAAGCCAAAAATCTAGAGGTTCTCTATATTTCTGGTGCGACTAAGCTGGAGACTACTTGCAGCCAGATAATGAAGCCTGAGAGCTTCAAGAATCTGAAGCAGCTTAAAGTCGAATCCTGTCCCAATCTCAAAGAGCTATTTAAACCTCATGCGCCTGCAGAGCGTACATTGCAGACCTTGGATCTTGTGGAATTACCAAAGCTGGAGGGAATTGGCGTTACAATGGCCTCCTTGCGAGTTCTGAAAGTGAGACAGTGTCCCAATCTCAAGAGTTTAGAAGAAACTCTCGGAGAAGCCGAAAATATAGAGGTTCTCGTTATTTCCGGTGCTGCTAAGCTGGAGACTATATGCAGTCAGAAAATGAAGCCTGAGAGCTTCAAGAATTTGAAACAGGTTAAAATCAAATCTTGTCCCAAGCTCAAAGAAGTTTCTTCCTCATCTAATTTACCGCCAAACCTGGAGATTCTTGAGGTAAAATCATGTGATAGCTTGAAAACTATATTTGGAGGCAGCTCTGCAGCAGGTTCTTCATTGTCAAGTCTACAACTGTGCAACGTACCTGAGCTAAAATGCACTGGGTTCAAAGTGCCACGGCAATCTCATGTCGTTAACGTTAACTGCCGGAAGCTGCGTATAGAGTGGTCCAGTTGA